One Amaranthus tricolor cultivar Red isolate AtriRed21 chromosome 10, ASM2621246v1, whole genome shotgun sequence genomic window carries:
- the LOC130824978 gene encoding uncharacterized protein LOC130824978, whose amino-acid sequence MQAFYNGLGYNSRMTLDSAANGRFMNLDVNIANNVVEEMAIHNSQYGNPRGFANKGKHQTYKQISPYSNAYNAGLKNNQNMSYNGKNVLKPPPQGALPSRPVQPIDHVNAITVRSGSKYDGPSMPKDHEPIITKNANPDSVRPNIFVISPAGYNTNLRKLQLNTRVEMCRNQLSISYSQIDILRKRSISEVDTVAFTEECSAILQSKFPSKLKNSSSFSIPCHIGNLIIDKALCDMGASVSVMPLSVSPNLNMGKLKAANITLQMADRSIKYPLSVLEDVPVRVGKLYIPVDFVILEMKEDLQIPIILGTPFLHTVGAIIDVKSGKLTLCVGDDKITFNLNNFPKSPMLEEKCFSIGLVDVNNVSNKPQALVRDPLEPVYRVASSVGKTNIWKDEVDAIERALNCVGLGYEDE is encoded by the exons ATGCAAGCGTTCTACAACGGTCTTGGATATAATTCAAGAATGACTTTGGACTCTGCAGCTAACGGAAGGTTTATGAATTTGGATGTGAATATAGCGAACAATGTTGTTGAAGAGATGGCTATTCATAATTCCCAATATGGGAATCCCAGAGGATTTGCAAATAAGGGAAAACACCAA ACTTATAAGCAAATTAGTCCATACTCTAATGCCTACAATGCAGGGTTGAAGAATAACCAAAATATGTCGTACAATGGTAAGAATGTGCTTAAACCCCCACCACAG GGAGCCCTACCATCGCGGCCAGTGCAACCTATAGATCACGTGAATGCAATTACTGTGAGAAGTGGTTCAAAATACGATGGGCCTTCTATGCCCAAAGATCATGAACCTATCATTACAAAAAATGCTAACCCCGATTCCGTTAGACcgaatatttttgttattagcCCTGCAG GCTACAACACCAATTTAAGAAAGTTACAACTCAACACAAGAGTGGAGATGTGCAGAAACCAGTTATCAATCTCCTATTCCCAAATAGACATCTTAAGA AAAAGATCTATTAGTGAGGTAGATACAGTTGCTTTTACTGAAGAATGTAGTGCTATATTACAGAGTAAATTTCCATCTAAACTAAAAAATTCGAGTAGCTTTTCTATTCCTTGTCACATTGGTAATCTGATAATTGATAAAGCTTTATGTGATATGGGTGCTAGTGTAAGTGTTATGCCATTATCTGTGAGCCCTAATTTAAATATGGGTAAATTAAAAGCTGCCAATATTACTCTACAAATGGCGGATCGTTCCATTAAATACCCTTTAAGTGTTTTAGAGGATGTTCCTGTTAGAGTAGGTAAATTATATATACCTGTTGACTTTGTTATTCTTGAAATGAAGGAAGATTTGCAAATTCCGATTATTTTGGGTACACCATTCCTTCATACTGTAGGGGCAATAATAGATGTGAAAAGTGGAAAACTTACATTATGTGTAGGGGATGacaaaattacttttaatttaaataatttcccTAAAAGCCCAATGTTAGAGGAAAAGTGCTTTAGTATTGGTCTGGTTGATGTAAATAATGTTTCTAATAAGCCCCAAGCTCTAGTTAGAGACCCCTTGGAGCCTGTATATCGTGTTGCATCTTCCGTAGGAAAAACTAATATATGGAAAGATGAAGTGGATGCTATAGAAAGAGCTCTAAATTGTGTAGGGCTTGGATATGAAGATGAATAG